The DNA segment GTCGAACTGCTCGTCGGAGGCGTGCAGGTAGTGCAGGGCGTGGCCGGCGGCGAAGGTGAGGTGGTTCAGCCGTCCGTAGTGGGAGCGGGCGCGGCGGATCTGGAGGCCGACCAGGTCGACGTTGGCGCCGTGGCGGGTGGCGAGGTGGGCGGCGTTGTGGCCGGGGCCGCAGCCGAGTTCCAGAAGTCGCTTGCCGCGCAGGTCGGGGCCGAGTATCTCGGCTCCGGGCCCTTGGCCGGGTCTCGTGGTCCATTCCGTCCGGGCGGGCACGGAGAGGGGTTCGGCGAGGCCGGCGGCGGTGCGCTGAGCAGCGTGGGCGTGCCAGGGGGATGCCTGGGTGAGCACGTCAGATCTCCAGGAGGTGGAGGACGTCGGTGAGGTGGCGGCGGACGGCCTTGGTGTA comes from the Streptomyces sp. NBC_00525 genome and includes:
- a CDS encoding class I SAM-dependent methyltransferase; protein product: MLTQASPWHAHAAQRTAAGLAEPLSVPARTEWTTRPGQGPGAEILGPDLRGKRLLELGCGPGHNAAHLATRHGANVDLVGLQIRRARSHYGRLNHLTFAAGHALHYLHASDEQFDAIYSVFGAVGLVAPELLLPAVAQRLTPGRVLAFSVPHPQRGGRSPSGDDRPRRDHVTLPDRTRLPIARWEFSTDRWEKHLSQASFWLTSAQEFHDPRMGHWPTTLLIRAHKL